One genomic segment of Desulfocapsa sulfexigens DSM 10523 includes these proteins:
- the larB gene encoding nickel pincer cofactor biosynthesis protein LarB: MNQDGIEKLFTDVQQGNCSVEQAVHALRHMPGQFIKDACIDHHRSLRTGIPEVIYGESKSAAQIVAIAKTFLQQQALFLATRIDPEKANHIRKSCPEITYHTRARMLSCNLQEPDPTRVHGNILILCAGTSDIPVAEEAKITAQALGNPVSTHYDAGVAGLHRLFSQQEAITAASVIIVVAGMEGALPSVVSGICSCPVVAVPTSIGYGTSFGGITALLGMLNSCAPGLAVVNIDNGFGAACHASAINRKNRPESLQDSGSTV, encoded by the coding sequence ATGAATCAAGACGGTATAGAAAAACTCTTCACTGACGTGCAGCAGGGGAATTGCTCGGTTGAACAGGCTGTACACGCACTCCGCCATATGCCGGGACAATTCATCAAAGACGCCTGTATCGACCACCATCGAAGCCTTCGAACCGGTATCCCTGAAGTCATTTACGGGGAGTCAAAAAGTGCTGCGCAAATCGTTGCTATTGCAAAAACATTCCTACAGCAGCAAGCTCTCTTTCTTGCCACCCGCATCGACCCTGAGAAAGCTAATCATATCAGGAAATCCTGTCCCGAAATAACCTATCACACCAGGGCCAGAATGCTCTCCTGCAACCTGCAGGAACCTGACCCGACGCGTGTACACGGAAACATACTTATTCTCTGCGCCGGGACATCTGACATACCAGTGGCAGAAGAGGCTAAAATAACCGCCCAGGCCCTTGGCAACCCTGTCAGCACCCATTACGACGCAGGAGTTGCCGGCCTTCATCGCCTGTTCAGCCAACAGGAGGCAATTACTGCAGCCTCTGTGATCATTGTGGTGGCCGGAATGGAGGGAGCTCTCCCCAGTGTGGTGAGTGGAATATGCAGCTGCCCAGTGGTGGCAGTACCAACATCCATAGGTTACGGAACCAGTTTTGGTGGAATCACTGCTCTTCTCGGGATGCTTAACAGCTGTGCTCCTGGTCTTGCCGTTGTTAATATCGACAATGGATTCGGTGCAGCCTGTCACGCATCAGCCATTAATAGAAAAAACAGGCCTGAATCCTTGCAAGATTCGGGCAGTACAGTATAA
- a CDS encoding DUF4388 domain-containing protein codes for MKPPKIHFRIVTDNNCPLYNEGDLLSLSAKTLTCPENKETCLILVREMTKLLFELLDRSPEEEASTKVYSCSGCSGLIKFQRIPDELARQDDPVSPEQPLDPEGEALLTEISDFPIICAVPDVELANVIRCFRKEQLPANFTFINKGRQGIYLYLILSGDIVVSDNALAIAHLGRGDICGEMSYLGGDVAGADVKTVTKSEVLSITGDAFSQLLDRIPELQLFMAKILVQRLAKSNASHFNVFDACMSGWIREMPPAELFQVFHMHQKTGVLSLDLPLGVAKVSFREGCVINAQYRDMTSQEAIFAMLKEREGRYTFTSGLSPEEMKAAEIGDFMMLLMEGIKRVDESAEEGK; via the coding sequence ATGAAGCCACCGAAAATACATTTTAGAATTGTAACCGACAATAATTGTCCGTTATATAATGAAGGTGATTTACTGTCACTTTCAGCGAAAACTCTTACTTGTCCCGAAAACAAGGAGACTTGTCTGATTCTTGTACGGGAGATGACTAAGCTTCTCTTTGAACTGCTGGACAGATCTCCAGAAGAAGAGGCAAGTACTAAGGTCTACAGCTGTAGTGGCTGTTCTGGACTTATTAAATTTCAACGTATTCCAGACGAACTTGCCAGGCAGGATGATCCAGTTTCCCCGGAGCAACCGCTTGACCCTGAAGGTGAGGCACTGCTGACAGAAATTTCTGATTTTCCAATAATTTGTGCTGTGCCGGATGTTGAGCTTGCTAATGTGATTCGCTGTTTTCGTAAAGAGCAACTTCCTGCAAATTTTACCTTTATCAACAAGGGAAGGCAGGGCATCTATCTCTATCTTATTCTTTCCGGCGACATTGTCGTCAGTGATAACGCACTTGCTATTGCCCACCTCGGAAGAGGAGACATTTGTGGAGAAATGAGCTATCTCGGGGGCGATGTTGCTGGTGCTGATGTGAAAACTGTTACGAAATCTGAAGTTCTTTCTATTACCGGTGATGCCTTCAGTCAACTTCTGGATCGTATCCCGGAACTACAACTCTTTATGGCAAAAATACTGGTTCAGCGCCTGGCGAAATCCAATGCCAGTCATTTTAATGTCTTTGACGCCTGCATGAGTGGCTGGATTCGTGAAATGCCTCCGGCTGAATTGTTCCAGGTATTTCATATGCACCAGAAGACAGGAGTTCTTTCTCTTGATCTGCCTTTGGGTGTGGCGAAGGTCTCTTTTCGGGAGGGTTGTGTTATTAATGCCCAATATAGAGATATGACCAGTCAGGAGGCTATTTTTGCCATGCTTAAGGAGCGAGAGGGAAGGTATACATTTACCAGCGGGCTTTCTCCCGAAGAGATGAAGGCTGCTGAGATTGGCGATTTTATGATGTTGCTTATGGAAGGAATAAAAAGAGTGGATGAGTCTGCTGAAGAAGGTAAATGA
- a CDS encoding YkgJ family cysteine cluster protein, producing MDQPQLPENVRRLDSGETFCFSCHPDVNCFTDCCRQLELALTPYDVLRLKHETNLHSSIFLERYVIQEQETEDVFPRFYLTMVDDGQASCVFVSDTGCTVYPGRPGACRAYPMGRAAMRRDDNRMEEFFVLLNEPHCHGFQEKEEQTPKRYSEGQCLERYNRLNDKVATLLQHEKIRQGLQLTLEQTEFFVLALYNLDSFRKQLDEGRLPQQNQYLHKKEACKDDEQLLLFGIEWLHGVLFQQ from the coding sequence ATGGACCAGCCACAATTACCAGAAAATGTCCGCAGGCTTGACTCAGGTGAAACATTCTGCTTCTCCTGCCATCCTGATGTTAACTGTTTCACGGACTGCTGCAGACAACTTGAGCTCGCCCTCACGCCATATGACGTTCTACGTCTGAAACATGAAACAAACCTCCATTCCAGTATTTTTCTGGAACGCTATGTGATTCAGGAACAGGAAACCGAAGATGTCTTTCCACGTTTTTATCTTACCATGGTAGATGATGGACAGGCGTCCTGTGTCTTTGTTTCCGACACTGGTTGCACGGTCTACCCCGGCAGACCCGGAGCCTGCAGAGCCTACCCCATGGGCAGAGCAGCCATGCGCCGTGATGACAACCGTATGGAGGAATTTTTTGTACTCTTAAACGAACCGCACTGCCATGGCTTTCAGGAGAAAGAAGAACAAACACCAAAACGCTACAGCGAGGGCCAGTGCCTGGAGCGCTACAATAGGCTTAACGACAAAGTTGCCACTCTGCTCCAGCATGAAAAGATCAGGCAGGGCCTGCAACTTACCCTGGAACAGACAGAATTCTTTGTTCTTGCACTGTACAACCTGGATTCATTCCGCAAACAGCTGGATGAAGGCAGGTTACCACAACAAAACCAGTATCTTCACAAGAAGGAAGCCTGTAAAGACGATGAACAGCTTCTTCTTTTTGGAATTGAATGGCTGCATGGAGTACTTTTTCAACAATGA
- a CDS encoding protein translocase subunit SecDF: MNTSLKLKISALIFVIALSVVTIIPSFYSSTPDWWKKYMSPEGLRLGLDLQGGMHLVLKVNLDKAEEDSLELAANELKDLLKEQGISAVRTKSETNVVLFTLPNSSAVDTVNKVVQDSFPEINIKVDAKEGSFPKITVTLKSSEIDFIRTHAVEQSLEIIRNRIDQFGVAEPVIIRQGEAELVVQLPGVKDPKRALKLLGDTAQLEFKKVADAAGINIGLLAEETRTAGLWDGTWSNHEELEKLNQALQNRLPTDTKIYIEKEVDATTGKEIVRPILLDEQILMTGEMVKNAQVRISNQFNEPYVSIDFTAKGGRVFAKLTEENVGKRMAIVLDDVVRSAPVIREKILGGSAQISGSFTHEEAADLAIVLRVGALPAPVDIIQNMTVGASLGQDSISKGLTSGVFGTLIVFAFMVIYYRLSGIIANTALVLNILFLFTGLAILNATLTLPGIAGIILSIGMAVDANVLIFERMREEYNLGKSVKSSVDGGFGKAFSTIVDSQVTTLITAMALFMFGTGPIKGFAITLSLGIIFNLFTALFCSRLLFDTLYSFRSLKKLHFMQFVKKSNINFMGIRNITFAISGVLIAIGLFSFIQIARGNANMGVDFSGGSLLQYKATTDFTMDEVRTVFEANDLKNANLQEVEGEHRLIVKIKKSEEVVGDFSEQITAILENNMAEKGFVLESQSEIGSSVSAVLRNKAIQAIFISLLGVIAYLAMRFDIRFGLAAAVATFHDVIVVLGLCWLLNVEITLLIVTALLTLAGYSLNDSVVVFDRIRENMQKSEDHSLLQQINRSINEVMSRTFVTSLTTAMVLLALFFFGGSVIHDFALALLLGVMVGTYSSIFIASPVLTLWPEKKN, translated from the coding sequence ATGAACACATCATTAAAGTTAAAAATTTCTGCGCTCATTTTTGTCATTGCCCTTTCCGTTGTGACTATTATTCCTTCCTTTTACAGTTCTACTCCAGACTGGTGGAAAAAATACATGTCCCCAGAGGGATTACGACTCGGCCTGGATCTTCAGGGTGGGATGCATCTTGTTCTCAAAGTCAATCTGGATAAGGCTGAAGAAGATTCGCTCGAACTTGCTGCCAATGAGCTGAAAGACCTCCTGAAAGAGCAGGGCATAAGTGCTGTACGGACAAAATCAGAAACAAATGTTGTTCTTTTCACTCTACCTAACTCCAGTGCTGTTGATACTGTAAACAAAGTGGTTCAAGACAGTTTTCCCGAAATAAATATCAAGGTAGATGCAAAGGAAGGATCATTTCCCAAAATAACAGTAACACTCAAAAGTTCGGAAATTGATTTTATCCGCACCCACGCTGTGGAACAATCCCTTGAAATTATTCGAAACAGAATTGATCAGTTTGGTGTGGCAGAACCGGTCATCATCCGACAGGGGGAGGCAGAACTTGTTGTCCAGCTCCCCGGCGTAAAAGACCCCAAACGCGCCCTGAAACTCCTGGGTGACACCGCCCAGCTTGAATTTAAAAAAGTTGCCGATGCAGCTGGAATCAACATAGGCCTTCTTGCAGAAGAAACACGCACTGCTGGCCTGTGGGACGGTACCTGGTCCAACCACGAGGAACTTGAAAAACTCAATCAGGCCCTGCAAAACAGACTTCCTACAGACACAAAGATTTACATAGAAAAGGAGGTGGACGCAACGACCGGAAAAGAGATCGTTCGCCCCATTCTTCTTGATGAGCAAATCTTAATGACAGGAGAAATGGTCAAGAATGCTCAAGTGCGGATTTCAAACCAGTTCAATGAGCCCTATGTCTCAATCGATTTCACGGCAAAGGGCGGCAGGGTCTTCGCCAAGCTCACAGAAGAAAACGTTGGGAAACGGATGGCCATTGTCCTCGATGATGTCGTGCGTTCTGCTCCTGTTATTCGCGAGAAAATCCTTGGTGGCTCCGCCCAGATCAGTGGCAGCTTTACCCATGAAGAAGCAGCGGATCTTGCCATTGTCCTTCGTGTTGGTGCACTGCCAGCTCCCGTTGACATTATCCAGAACATGACCGTTGGCGCAAGTCTTGGTCAGGACTCCATCAGCAAAGGATTGACATCCGGTGTCTTTGGCACACTGATCGTTTTTGCCTTTATGGTTATTTATTACAGGCTGTCAGGTATCATCGCCAACACAGCTCTTGTCTTGAATATTCTTTTCCTCTTTACAGGTCTTGCCATTCTGAATGCAACGCTCACGCTCCCCGGTATCGCCGGTATCATTCTTTCCATCGGAATGGCGGTTGATGCAAATGTCCTTATATTTGAACGAATGCGTGAAGAGTACAATCTAGGAAAATCTGTCAAGTCCAGTGTGGATGGAGGTTTCGGCAAGGCCTTCTCGACCATTGTCGACTCCCAGGTAACAACACTGATCACTGCCATGGCTCTATTTATGTTTGGAACCGGACCGATCAAGGGATTTGCAATCACCCTGTCACTTGGTATTATTTTTAACCTTTTCACAGCTCTTTTCTGTTCCAGATTACTGTTCGATACCCTTTACTCCTTCCGCTCTTTGAAGAAGCTTCATTTCATGCAGTTTGTGAAAAAATCAAATATTAACTTCATGGGTATACGGAATATCACCTTTGCAATCTCTGGAGTCCTTATAGCCATTGGCCTCTTTTCCTTTATCCAGATCGCAAGGGGCAATGCCAACATGGGTGTTGATTTCTCCGGCGGCTCTTTACTTCAGTACAAAGCAACGACTGATTTCACAATGGATGAAGTACGAACGGTTTTTGAAGCCAATGATCTCAAGAACGCCAACCTTCAGGAGGTTGAAGGAGAGCACCGCCTGATCGTCAAAATTAAGAAATCCGAAGAAGTGGTTGGAGATTTCAGTGAGCAGATCACTGCGATTCTTGAAAACAATATGGCAGAGAAAGGATTTGTCCTCGAAAGTCAATCTGAAATCGGTTCCTCTGTCAGTGCTGTTCTCAGAAACAAGGCCATTCAGGCAATATTTATTTCGCTGCTTGGGGTCATCGCCTACCTGGCTATGCGTTTTGATATCCGCTTTGGGCTTGCGGCCGCCGTTGCAACCTTCCACGATGTAATTGTGGTACTTGGTCTCTGCTGGCTCCTCAATGTTGAAATAACCCTGCTCATCGTAACAGCCCTTCTGACACTTGCCGGATATTCACTTAATGATTCGGTTGTTGTATTTGACCGTATCAGAGAAAATATGCAAAAGTCAGAGGATCACTCCCTCCTGCAGCAGATAAACAGAAGTATTAATGAGGTTATGAGCCGTACCTTTGTGACATCATTAACCACTGCTATGGTGCTTCTTGCTCTCTTTTTCTTCGGTGGATCTGTCATCCACGATTTTGCCCTTGCCCTTCTTCTTGGCGTTATGGTAGGCACCTATTCATCAATATTTATTGCCAGCCCTGTGCTTACTCTGTGGCCGGAAAAGAAAAATTAG
- a CDS encoding HAD family hydrolase — protein sequence MKLKLVIFDCDGVMFDSKFANQTYYNHLLDHFGYPAMNEEELEFVHIHNVHESIRHIFRHYPDQNIQDVDTFRQEIGYAPFLQYMRMEDDLIQFLDTCAPRYQLAVSTNRTNTMEPILEIFKLKDYFVKVMTAENARRPKPAPDALLEILEHCNCEVDEAIYIGDSVIDREHSAGCGMRLIGFKNKKLAAEYHVNNFMEILKLPPFQQ from the coding sequence ATGAAGCTTAAACTCGTGATATTTGATTGTGATGGGGTGATGTTTGACTCTAAATTTGCAAACCAGACCTATTACAACCACCTGCTCGACCATTTTGGTTATCCAGCCATGAACGAAGAAGAACTGGAATTCGTCCATATTCATAATGTACACGAATCAATCCGCCACATTTTCCGTCATTATCCTGACCAGAATATCCAGGATGTTGATACCTTCCGTCAAGAGATAGGTTATGCCCCTTTTTTACAGTACATGAGAATGGAAGATGATCTGATTCAATTTTTAGATACCTGTGCACCGCGTTACCAGTTAGCTGTTTCCACCAACCGGACCAACACCATGGAACCGATTCTTGAGATTTTCAAACTCAAGGACTATTTTGTCAAAGTGATGACTGCGGAAAATGCCAGACGTCCCAAACCTGCCCCAGATGCATTGCTGGAAATTTTGGAACATTGTAACTGTGAAGTAGACGAAGCCATATATATTGGCGACTCTGTAATTGACCGCGAACATTCTGCAGGATGTGGAATGCGCCTGATCGGTTTTAAGAATAAAAAACTTGCCGCGGAATATCACGTAAACAACTTTATGGAAATCCTCAAGCTCCCACCGTTTCAACAGTAG
- a CDS encoding KpsF/GutQ family sugar-phosphate isomerase — protein MSIEEAREVLAIEEQGLAAVREGIGEEFNQAVERILECPSRVVITGIGKSGIIGQKISATLNSTGTPSFFLHPVEAMHGDLGMVAASDVVIAISYSGETTELNALLVSLKKRGTSIIAMTGGRESTLARASDIVLDIQIPMEACPLGLAPTASTTATLAMGDALAVVLLRRNRFKAEDFRENHPGGSLGERLKVSVSKVMLKGEAVPSVLSGVTVAESVIVLNRENLGAVLIIDEKLKVLGIITDGDVRRAVAEGVDLKNVRVGKLMTASPITIREKMQAVDALSIMQQHEITILPIVGDQGEMIGILHLHDLLGKGEFRFLV, from the coding sequence ATGTCTATAGAGGAAGCAAGAGAAGTTCTTGCCATTGAAGAGCAGGGTCTTGCTGCTGTCAGAGAAGGTATTGGAGAGGAATTTAATCAGGCCGTGGAACGTATTCTTGAATGTCCAAGCAGGGTTGTCATTACCGGGATAGGAAAATCAGGAATTATCGGTCAGAAAATATCTGCCACCCTTAACTCCACCGGTACACCTTCATTCTTTCTCCATCCGGTTGAAGCTATGCACGGTGATCTGGGAATGGTTGCCGCATCTGATGTTGTGATCGCTATATCCTATTCTGGTGAAACTACAGAGCTTAATGCACTCCTGGTGAGTCTGAAAAAACGAGGTACTTCAATTATTGCAATGACAGGTGGCAGGGAATCTACTCTTGCCAGGGCAAGTGATATTGTACTTGATATTCAGATTCCAATGGAAGCCTGTCCCCTTGGTCTGGCGCCAACGGCAAGTACGACAGCAACTCTTGCTATGGGAGATGCCTTAGCCGTTGTTTTATTGAGACGTAATCGTTTTAAAGCTGAGGATTTTCGTGAGAATCATCCCGGAGGAAGTCTTGGTGAGCGTTTGAAGGTGAGTGTCAGTAAAGTTATGTTGAAAGGAGAGGCTGTTCCGAGTGTATTGTCGGGGGTAACCGTCGCTGAGTCTGTTATTGTGCTGAATCGTGAAAATCTGGGTGCTGTTTTAATTATAGATGAAAAACTAAAAGTCCTTGGTATCATAACAGATGGAGATGTAAGGCGTGCTGTTGCCGAGGGGGTTGATCTTAAAAATGTCAGGGTCGGCAAACTCATGACTGCAAGTCCAATCACCATTAGGGAAAAGATGCAGGCGGTTGATGCTTTGAGTATTATGCAGCAGCATGAGATAACTATCCTGCCGATTGTTGGAGATCAAGGTGAGATGATCGGCATCCTGCATCTTCATGACTTGCTGGGAAAGGGCGAGTTCAGGTTTTTGGTTTAA
- a CDS encoding phosphotransferase, with protein MSDVTLPSYIQFLQQENSYTHAAADIRLVQTHISFVLLAGDFVYKWKKPVDFGFLDFSTLEKRKYYCQQELLLNRRLCPDLYEALVTVNRDGDGFCLNGSGEVVEYGIRMARMPEEQMMGRVMARGELTRAHLDDIINRLVPFYEAAAGDGEVKQFGKADAVAVNVLENFDQTEDFVDKGALTRAQFDTIVSYSKEFLTHEDRFQARIDAGRIRDCHGDLHSANICLSDPVYIFDCIEFNERFRYTDVAADVAFLAMDLDFHGAAEFSNYFIEQFVEKSGDSDLMGMLNFYKCYRTYVRAKIALFTASDPAVDAEARTALIEQARKHFLLAEQYATA; from the coding sequence ATGAGTGATGTGACGCTTCCCTCTTATATTCAATTTTTGCAGCAGGAAAACAGTTATACGCACGCAGCAGCTGATATCCGACTGGTGCAGACCCATATCTCTTTTGTTCTCCTTGCAGGAGATTTTGTCTATAAGTGGAAAAAGCCTGTTGATTTTGGTTTCCTGGATTTTTCCACCCTTGAGAAACGGAAGTACTATTGTCAACAGGAGTTGCTGTTAAACAGAAGGCTCTGTCCCGATCTCTATGAGGCATTGGTTACTGTTAACAGGGACGGGGACGGTTTTTGTCTGAATGGCAGTGGTGAGGTTGTAGAATATGGCATCAGAATGGCTCGAATGCCTGAAGAGCAAATGATGGGACGGGTAATGGCAAGAGGTGAGTTGACCAGGGCCCATCTTGACGATATTATCAATCGGTTGGTTCCTTTTTATGAGGCAGCAGCGGGAGACGGAGAGGTTAAGCAATTTGGAAAAGCAGATGCTGTTGCAGTGAATGTCCTTGAGAATTTTGATCAAACCGAGGATTTTGTGGATAAGGGAGCCCTAACCAGAGCCCAGTTTGATACGATTGTAAGTTATTCTAAGGAATTCTTGACCCATGAAGATCGCTTTCAGGCACGGATAGATGCTGGCAGGATCAGGGACTGTCATGGGGATCTGCATTCAGCAAACATTTGTCTTTCGGATCCTGTTTACATTTTTGATTGCATTGAGTTTAACGAGCGCTTTCGTTACACCGATGTAGCAGCTGATGTTGCCTTTCTGGCCATGGATCTGGATTTTCATGGAGCTGCTGAGTTTTCAAATTATTTTATCGAACAATTTGTGGAAAAATCAGGGGATTCGGACCTTATGGGGATGCTAAATTTTTATAAGTGTTATCGAACCTATGTGCGTGCAAAAATTGCCCTGTTTACAGCGAGTGACCCGGCGGTGGATGCAGAAGCAAGGACTGCACTGATAGAGCAGGCAAGAAAACACTTCCTTCTGGCAGAACAGTATGCCACAGCCTGA
- a CDS encoding ubiquitin--protein ligase, translated as MNKTSNQLDTVFQEVNEYFADIPAITVMPGEGNPPDQYTVSFRITGMCRENSGEVYSCDNHVISISLPFGFPHFPPNCIPESPTFHPDFDSSAICIGDVWEADKSIITLIIHIARMISGEIYSNSNAFNEEAADWYRDNRDQLPFDTPDLEKITPTPIEEDIEEGIDWDVSDDDQKGIDTLDDDDFGTSFAPLKESTPPVKIDTDRLRVIAKQKRFQALSRELQSIHEPFEGREGFEEQTRTAMDQAMAIYHEADKLEHQGKQKEALEKYTSIEKLVSDYPNLQEAKDRVQQAFDLLGDWVNNVSDEQDSNDTAEDSETSVPDQDSNAPSSAKRTFFEDSKAVSKKLFFFALACGSIALIVTVTLSYLSLGSNLKKARKQFDECQNLLTANNFQGAEKKCNEALRLTTEIQLVKQNEKDELAKKIENLLASPKFRQGLAGKILFDGQYITETTKEFLLTFQETKKNGDSFFTQERWADAVSSYAKALEIAKKTEAIDDAMLAEVNQKHSRAQFNSMMHAGEKSLSISDWNGATTHFGKALQLAKANPNVLPEDITQLELLSNQAKFNTLRDQGHEFFNAGEWDKALSSYQLALDLVQKLNLSKSDTISNLHENIAKTKIYMTIEKGKKAFAASKWDEVIAQYEKAIILLEENSKLLSRIDTEESRIKLSRIMLHAEIIKNKQDVAKHLKSDDFALAIGKLEAIQKAITRSQFTDQAEFTTILKEIANQIEEAEKQVLLIEQISYLTDNYEKLFLKHYPAATRSALSAPAVEYLRNIDDKMLFRMQCTETSGGRPLRLQMDYLYSPSTKTWSFYTEE; from the coding sequence ATGAACAAAACCAGTAATCAACTCGATACAGTGTTCCAGGAAGTAAACGAATACTTTGCAGACATCCCAGCTATAACTGTGATGCCTGGAGAAGGCAATCCTCCTGATCAATATACTGTCAGTTTCAGGATAACTGGAATGTGCAGAGAAAACAGCGGTGAGGTCTACAGTTGCGACAATCATGTCATTTCTATTTCCCTACCATTTGGCTTTCCTCATTTTCCTCCTAACTGTATCCCGGAAAGTCCTACATTCCATCCAGATTTTGACTCATCCGCAATTTGTATCGGGGATGTTTGGGAAGCCGACAAGTCTATAATCACCCTTATTATTCATATTGCCCGCATGATTTCCGGGGAAATATACTCTAATAGCAATGCCTTCAATGAAGAAGCCGCCGACTGGTATAGAGACAACAGGGATCAGCTCCCCTTCGACACACCTGATTTAGAAAAAATTACTCCGACTCCCATAGAGGAAGACATTGAGGAAGGCATTGACTGGGACGTTTCAGATGACGACCAGAAAGGTATTGACACTCTTGACGACGATGACTTCGGTACTTCCTTTGCACCCCTCAAAGAATCTACACCACCCGTAAAAATAGATACTGACCGCTTGCGCGTGATTGCCAAGCAGAAACGTTTCCAGGCTCTCTCTCGCGAACTTCAGTCAATCCATGAACCTTTTGAAGGTCGTGAAGGTTTTGAAGAACAGACTCGCACAGCCATGGATCAAGCCATGGCAATCTATCACGAGGCTGACAAGCTTGAGCACCAGGGAAAGCAAAAGGAGGCACTCGAAAAATACACTTCCATAGAGAAACTGGTCTCCGATTATCCAAATCTTCAAGAAGCGAAGGACAGGGTACAACAGGCCTTTGATCTTCTTGGTGACTGGGTAAATAATGTATCAGACGAGCAGGACTCCAACGACACGGCTGAGGACTCAGAAACTTCCGTTCCTGATCAAGACTCTAATGCACCATCATCGGCCAAAAGAACCTTTTTCGAAGATTCTAAAGCAGTTAGCAAAAAGTTATTTTTCTTTGCATTAGCATGCGGTTCCATTGCTCTTATTGTCACCGTGACTCTCAGTTATCTTTCATTGGGATCAAACCTGAAAAAAGCAAGGAAACAGTTCGACGAATGTCAAAACCTTCTAACTGCAAACAATTTTCAGGGAGCTGAAAAAAAATGCAATGAAGCATTACGCCTTACTACTGAGATACAGCTAGTCAAGCAGAACGAAAAAGACGAACTTGCAAAAAAGATAGAGAACCTCCTCGCTTCACCTAAATTTCGTCAAGGACTGGCTGGGAAAATTCTTTTTGATGGCCAATATATCACAGAAACGACTAAAGAGTTTTTGCTCACTTTCCAGGAGACCAAAAAGAATGGTGATTCTTTTTTCACCCAGGAACGTTGGGCTGACGCGGTAAGCAGCTACGCTAAGGCATTAGAAATAGCAAAAAAGACAGAAGCAATAGATGACGCAATGCTTGCCGAGGTCAACCAGAAACACTCCCGCGCCCAATTTAACAGTATGATGCATGCTGGCGAAAAATCTCTAAGCATCTCTGACTGGAATGGCGCTACAACCCATTTTGGCAAAGCTCTGCAGCTGGCAAAAGCAAACCCAAACGTACTGCCGGAAGACATCACCCAACTAGAACTTCTCTCTAATCAGGCAAAATTTAATACCCTCCGAGATCAGGGCCATGAATTTTTCAACGCCGGGGAGTGGGACAAAGCCCTCAGCAGCTATCAGTTAGCCCTCGATCTTGTTCAGAAGCTTAATCTTTCAAAATCAGATACGATATCCAATCTTCACGAAAATATTGCGAAGACAAAGATATATATGACCATCGAAAAGGGAAAGAAGGCTTTTGCAGCCTCAAAATGGGATGAAGTTATTGCCCAGTATGAAAAAGCTATTATTCTCCTTGAAGAGAACTCCAAGTTACTCAGTCGGATAGATACCGAAGAAAGCCGCATCAAACTTTCCAGAATCATGCTTCATGCGGAAATAATAAAAAACAAACAGGATGTGGCAAAACACCTTAAGTCTGATGATTTTGCATTGGCCATTGGTAAACTTGAAGCCATACAAAAAGCCATCACCAGGAGTCAGTTTACAGACCAGGCAGAATTCACAACCATCCTCAAGGAAATTGCAAACCAGATAGAAGAAGCAGAAAAACAAGTACTTCTCATTGAACAAATCAGCTACCTGACAGACAACTACGAGAAATTATTCCTAAAACACTATCCAGCGGCAACCCGGTCTGCTCTCAGTGCTCCTGCTGTTGAATACCTTAGAAACATTGATGACAAAATGTTATTCAGAATGCAATGCACTGAAACTTCAGGAGGGAGACCACTGCGTCTGCAGATGGATTACCTGTATTCACCATCCACTAAAACATGGAGTTTTTACACCGAGGAATAA
- a CDS encoding CooT family nickel-binding protein — protein MCQMSVLVKGPEKEELVMESVTRLEVRDGGVEVSTFFEEPRFVSDVEVQTIDFLGGKVLLKQTAK, from the coding sequence ATGTGTCAGATGAGCGTATTGGTGAAAGGGCCTGAGAAGGAAGAGCTCGTAATGGAAAGTGTCACAAGATTAGAGGTAAGGGATGGTGGCGTCGAGGTGAGTACTTTTTTTGAAGAGCCGAGATTTGTATCTGATGTAGAAGTACAGACCATCGATTTTCTGGGTGGAAAAGTGTTACTGAAACAAACTGCAAAATAA